From Cataglyphis hispanica isolate Lineage 1 chromosome 19, ULB_Chis1_1.0, whole genome shotgun sequence, one genomic window encodes:
- the LOC126856813 gene encoding sterol O-acyltransferase 1-like isoform X2, with product MESRMETMNNVKTSEEMNTGIANGFHEKVANEYASADDLLETITDELRKSMQEMKENVLEQVNDRLNDMIAEILLEFKTSLTKRDLSSSMDIYRDKRQSGKKDKLPDKEFLPRNSIFTNLFKIKHIRTVYNVFMVILILLCLNTIWSDIIESGTLMLGTETIRKAFAKFPACLCIWSLMQISTLGVYVPFNLWSNQRLQFSPKSLVQKLWDYGWLTTFILYQVLFLFFSTRAMLNENLGIASSLIILLEQMRLTMKSYAFIRSVAPRFISYKPHSDVSQPSGPGFSQYLYFLFAPTLVYRDKYPRTDKIRWMMVMKNLVEVVLIIFFLALIMERFVIPVFNIFGTQNIEPKWIIKTMIDASVPGILFFISGNYLLLHAWLNAWAEMLRFADRLFYEDWWNSTSMRMFHRTWNVVVHDWLYMYIYKDMYEIVVPHNKPLATFTVFFVSSICHDYVFTFAFRFFYPLMLIVFGGSGFIFFSNISNIIMWLTLCICNSILVSLYAIEYYARYNCSPYSDYYADLLLPRSWNCQRQLAL from the exons ATGGAGTCTAGGATGGAAACCATGAACAACGTTAAGACTTCTGAAGAAATGAATACCGGCATCGCGAACGGTTTTCACGAGAAAG tGGCTAACGAATATGCGTCCGCGGACGATTTACTTGAAACGATCACCGATGAATTGCGAAAAAGTATGCAG GAAATGAAGGAAAACGTTTTGGAACAAGTTAACGATCGCCTTAACGACATGATAGCTGAGATTTTGCTGGAATTCAAGACATCTCTAACGAAGAGAGACCTATCGTCTAGCATGGACATATATCGCGACAAaag ACAATCCGGCAAGAAAGATAAACTTCCGGACAAGGAATTTCTTCCGAGGAACTCTATATTCACCAATCTCTTCAAGATCAAGCATATTCGTACggtttataatgtatttatggTGATTCTCATACTGCTCTGCCTCAATACCATTTGGTCTGATATCATAGAATCGGGAAC GTTGATGCTTGGTACTGAAACAATACGGAAAGCTTTCGCGAAATTTCCAGCCTGTCTCTGCATTTGGTCGCTCATGCAAATCTCAACACTCGGTGTCTATGTGCCTTTCAATCTCTGGTCCAATCAACGACTTCAGTTTTCACCAAAAT CGCTCGTCCAAAAATTATGGGATTATGGCTGGCTgacaacttttatattatatcaagttctcttcctatttttttctaccagGGCGATGCTTAACGAGAATCTAGGCATAGCTAGCAgcttaattatacttttggaacaa ATGCGTCTGACGATGAAGAGTTATGCTTTCATTAGAAGCGTAGCTCCCAGGTTCATATCATACAAACCTCATAGCGATGTTTCGCAACCGAGCGGCCCCGGATTCTCGCAATACTTGTACTTCCTATTCGCGCCGACTCTCGTATATCGCGATAAGTACCCAAG AACGGATAAAATCAGATGGATGATGGTGATGAAAAATCTCGTGGAAGTGGTcttgataatcttttttctcgcCCTCATCATGGAGCGCTTCGTGATACCGGTCTTTAATATCTTCGGTACGCAAAATATAGAACCAAAGTGGATCATCAAGACTATGATTGACGCTAGTGTTCCTGGGATCCTTTTCTTCATCTCTGGAAACTATCTTCTACTGCACGCGTGGTTGAACGCCTGGGCGGAGATGCTGCGATTCGCCGACCGATTGTTTTATGAG GATTGGTGGAATTCCACATCCATGCGTATGTTTCATCGTACGTGGAACGTGGTGGTCCACGATTGGCTTTACATGTACATCTACAAGGACATGTACGAGATTGTAGTACCGCACAATAAACCGTTGGCGACGTTCACAGTGTTCTTCGTGTCCTCCATCTGTCACGATTACGTCTTTACATTCGCGTTTCGCTTCTTCTACCCGCTGATGTTAATTGTATTCGGCGGCAGTggctttattttcttctccaACATCAGCAACATCATCATGTGGTTGACTTTGTGTATCTGTAACAGCATCCTGGTCAGCCTGTACGCGATAGAGTATTATGCCCGTTACAATTGTTCACCCTATTCCGATTACTATGCGGATTTGCTCTTACCACGAAGCTGGAACTGTCAGAGACAACTCGCCCTGTAG
- the LOC126856813 gene encoding sterol O-acyltransferase 1-like isoform X1 encodes MESRMETMNNVKTSEEMNTGIANGFHEKVANEYASADDLLETITDELRKSMQEMKENVLEQVNDRLNDMIAEILLEFKTSLTKRDLSSSMDIYRDKRQSGKKDKLPDKEFLPRNSIFTNLFKIKHIRTVYNVFMVILILLCLNTIWSDIIESGTLMLGTETIRKAFAKFPACLCIWSLMQISTLGVYVPFNLWSNQRLQFSPKSLVQKLWDYGWLTTFILYQVLFLFFSTRAMLNENLGIASSLIILLEQMRLTMKSYAFIRSVAPRFISYKPHSDVSQPSGPGFSQYLYFLFAPTLVYRDKYPRTDKIRWMMVMKNLVEVVLIIFFLALIMERFVIPVFNIFGTQNIEPKWIIKTMIDASVPGILFFISGNYLLLHAWLNAWAEMLRFADRLFYEDWWNSTCYRTYYRTWNIVVHDWLHTYIYKDMYEIVLPQSKTVATIAVFLVSAIFHEYVLAFAFRFFCPIMLVLFGGLGLSLVYLGKIATSNIFMWFTFCLGNGVMFTLYTMEYYSRINCSPYPDYYLDLVIPRSWTCQTQFLV; translated from the exons ATGGAGTCTAGGATGGAAACCATGAACAACGTTAAGACTTCTGAAGAAATGAATACCGGCATCGCGAACGGTTTTCACGAGAAAG tGGCTAACGAATATGCGTCCGCGGACGATTTACTTGAAACGATCACCGATGAATTGCGAAAAAGTATGCAG GAAATGAAGGAAAACGTTTTGGAACAAGTTAACGATCGCCTTAACGACATGATAGCTGAGATTTTGCTGGAATTCAAGACATCTCTAACGAAGAGAGACCTATCGTCTAGCATGGACATATATCGCGACAAaag ACAATCCGGCAAGAAAGATAAACTTCCGGACAAGGAATTTCTTCCGAGGAACTCTATATTCACCAATCTCTTCAAGATCAAGCATATTCGTACggtttataatgtatttatggTGATTCTCATACTGCTCTGCCTCAATACCATTTGGTCTGATATCATAGAATCGGGAAC GTTGATGCTTGGTACTGAAACAATACGGAAAGCTTTCGCGAAATTTCCAGCCTGTCTCTGCATTTGGTCGCTCATGCAAATCTCAACACTCGGTGTCTATGTGCCTTTCAATCTCTGGTCCAATCAACGACTTCAGTTTTCACCAAAAT CGCTCGTCCAAAAATTATGGGATTATGGCTGGCTgacaacttttatattatatcaagttctcttcctatttttttctaccagGGCGATGCTTAACGAGAATCTAGGCATAGCTAGCAgcttaattatacttttggaacaa ATGCGTCTGACGATGAAGAGTTATGCTTTCATTAGAAGCGTAGCTCCCAGGTTCATATCATACAAACCTCATAGCGATGTTTCGCAACCGAGCGGCCCCGGATTCTCGCAATACTTGTACTTCCTATTCGCGCCGACTCTCGTATATCGCGATAAGTACCCAAG AACGGATAAAATCAGATGGATGATGGTGATGAAAAATCTCGTGGAAGTGGTcttgataatcttttttctcgcCCTCATCATGGAGCGCTTCGTGATACCGGTCTTTAATATCTTCGGTACGCAAAATATAGAACCAAAGTGGATCATCAAGACTATGATTGACGCTAGTGTTCCTGGGATCCTTTTCTTCATCTCTGGAAACTATCTTCTACTGCACGCGTGGTTGAACGCCTGGGCGGAGATGCTGCGATTCGCCGACCGATTGTTTTATGAG GATTGGTGGAATTCCACATGCTACCGTACGTATTATCGCACGTGGAACATCGTAGTGCACGACTGGCTccacacatacatttataagGATATGTATGAGATTGTGCTGCCGCAGAGCAAGACCGTGGCGACCATCGCCGTGTTCCTTGTATCTGCCATCTTTCACGAATACGTACTCGCTTTCGCGTTCCGCTTCTTCTGCCCAATTATGCTCGTCCTGTTTGGTGGCTTAGGCTTGTCTCTCGTCTACTTAGGCAAAATCGCCACCAGTAACATCTTTATGTGGTTTACCTTCTGTTTGGGCAACGGTGTCATGTTCACCTTATACACAATGGAATACTACAGCCGGATCAACTGTTCACCTTATCCCGATTACTATCTGGATCTGGTCATACCGCGAAGTTGGACCTGTCAAACACAATTTCTCGTTTAG
- the LOC126856813 gene encoding sterol O-acyltransferase 2-like isoform X3, which produces MKDALREKKFLERNSLFTDLFEITHFRTVYNLFIMIFILLFLHTAANDIIESRTLLLGTVTIRKGFANLPTCLYIWSLMQISTLGVYIAFNFWSYSRIQHSSKFLIAQKLWDYGWLTVFILYQVLFIILPAGALNRENLGIACNFIITLEQLRLLMKTHAFVRSVAPKFLSYKSHSDISPPSGPRFSQYLYFLFAPTLIYRDEYPRTKEIRWKFVIQNFAVVGLSIFYIAFILECFVMPVLYNFGRQPLEPMWYVKNIIDACIPGIFLIIISINYVFLHAWLNAWAEMLQFADRLFYKDWWNSTSMRMFHRTWNVVVHDWLYMYIYKDMYEIVVPHNKPLATFTVFFVSSICHDYVFTFAFRFFYPLMLIVFGGSGFIFFSNISNIIMWLTLCICNSILVSLYAIEYYARYNCSPYSDYYADLLLPRSWNCQRQLAL; this is translated from the exons ATGAAAGATGCGTTGCGGGAAAAAAAGTTTCTGGAGAGGAACTCACTGTTCACCGATCTCTTCGAGATCACACACTTTCGTACGGTTTATAATCTAttcataatgatttttatattgctttttctCCATACCGCCGCAAATGACATTATAGAGTCTAGAAC gcTGCTCCTCGGGACTGTTACAATACGAAAAGGTTTCGCGAATTTACCAACTTGTCTCTATATTTGGTCGCTCATGCAAATCTCGACGCTCGGTGTTTACATTGCTTTCAATTTCTGGTCCTATTCACGAATACAACACTCATCAAAAT TTCTTATTGCCCAAAAACTGTGGGATTACGGGTGGCTGACAGTCTTCATATTATATCAAGTtctgtttataattttgccCGCTGGTGCATTAAACAGAGAAAATCTAGGCATAGCTTGCAATTTCATTATAACTCTAGaacaa TTACGCCTGCTCATGAAAACTCATGCTTTCGTTAGGAGCGTAGCACctaaatttttgtcatataaatCCCATAGCGATATTTCACCGCCGAGTGGACCCCGATTTTCGCAATACTTGTACTTCCTGTTCGCGCCGACTTTGATATATCGCGATGAATATCCGAG GACGAAAGAGATCAGATGGAAGTTTGTGATTCAAAATTTCGCTGTGGTCGGCCTATCGATCTTTTATATCGCCTTCATTCTAGAATGCTTCGTGATGCcggttttatataattttggtaGACAGCCTCTGGAACCGATGTggtatgtcaaaaatattatcgacgCGTGCATTCCCGGGATTTTCCTCATTATTATCTccataaattatgtttttctgCACGCATGGTTGAACGCCTGGGCGGAGATGCTGCAATTTGCCGACCGGTTGTTTTATAAG GATTGGTGGAATTCCACATCCATGCGTATGTTTCATCGTACGTGGAACGTGGTGGTCCACGATTGGCTTTACATGTACATCTACAAGGACATGTACGAGATTGTAGTACCGCACAATAAACCGTTGGCGACGTTCACAGTGTTCTTCGTGTCCTCCATCTGTCACGATTACGTCTTTACATTCGCGTTTCGCTTCTTCTACCCGCTGATGTTAATTGTATTCGGCGGCAGTggctttattttcttctccaACATCAGCAACATCATCATGTGGTTGACTTTGTGTATCTGTAACAGCATCCTGGTCAGCCTGTACGCGATAGAGTATTATGCCCGTTACAATTGTTCACCCTATTCCGATTACTATGCGGATTTGCTCTTACCACGAAGCTGGAACTGTCAGAGACAACTCGCCCTGTAG
- the LOC126856812 gene encoding mediator of RNA polymerase II transcription subunit 1 translates to MDATNGQKPLVGQPSTGGTSTSSDKGKEWQMELLMEKLRSKASTFKPLVETAKNMRMAMDKRFAIDSVERNQLQKCLDTLQHSIKVTSFQSMVERLESLARQLGLKFMMSGPPGTEIFISSDMFFLEVLLEPSGLVRDVKIHHEGKSEQQSCEALASALSRGDFVDFTTQLEGLASIYQLNADKKVKCKAFSALQSLEADLGVLAQLQTFMKEPFNLVHKSPVGILERRRGGHPMKLTYFVSPYDLIDEENRTYDALNPDVIIKRKIGHSVTVCMEGSMGHKLPTSSIITVNRSPTGKSTPSYASLTSTNSSMLPACFVLKLGKKMPICMELVRRIQKVTELDCGDISAPHPMLSLIIQHASDGQLDCRNNKGLYVTLPDQQHCYFMTENKNMEGVLVCSIPFTHPAHVPQILVYLRQQALFNCLIASCVRPMARQDPEHTTILEVSALSWQHISVSVEHPYEETMATAELDLTDISALKCRLYGVSMTTNAEQTSDLSGRVLQRCLSIPLTMRTLLKIWEGRSLPVVMNNLTGGSGSGNGSYNLNLGSGGKDQTGQNGTASGMPDFTNGETKVKQEPGLNNSSNGCMGSRQTQQQQSSSSHQLQQQQQPFLDAGTENSIGFPSYSGQSDTTTMTMTLGTTGTNNATASMLNPLQLGALLGQAKNSLTGNSNERGKKTRKRKTGTDGLWRSPKRKGDGGSGDSGAGAEILLESSSSENSTPLGTPTGGRENLTSETRTSTPTSAASLASGMDFSNLDTTDVLGTDKSASDYDLDNSERDSEIVEVQHTSTEQQQEMEELTKTRESSSTRKSKKSRSSGGSEEKKSSPTSIFVDETSTNTNNSNKGLPVPPSVSITPISCSNLDQASTTNYNSVLTGMGLERRPGIEIIPITSSPSQTSLPSSITITPIAGPAPSSKNTTEERQRSERKSGGKSSGGSGKSSSEDNNKSSGNKLEKRRKRKREDSPMGPPDKVPSSGKQQQDPLSKPVSVTIKPSTEQSPPSSGGLSCPSSRPTSPAAVRKFSPSPTHPSSLATLVGKSSPTLKAGQSAAVAACGGKSVQSPKHSPVYSSSPKHNTSNAVPVVPMSVPMSLSVSTIPNTVPSVAVSVPVPANASPKHGSISSPKHGSSAASSGKPSMSALKSAANSPSSKSGGSSDATATPSKIKSSSSSSSSSGKESSSRGDKERRASSVGSSSSSASGHQSPKTKSSSSAKLKQLEMIPPGEAAQVSSLPSVGNSGGNTPPSGQADAASKSAIAAQQARNRKSSLNAVIDKLKNAQHCTEPDGCGNGSGNAKSSASTNLGGGGSGGMSGQKEKNISGGGSSSSNKSVVEGGKSSCVAKNSSADTKNPASEYMVKHSSDGIKITINKTRTKDSKQSAANQKLSSSSSSGTMTAASSSGTSSSSMSSSSSGNVVGGSNGSPKTHTGLKPGVNSGPASKKPQTLQTPQKLLSTKMMLATGGLKSTTSSVMNASSGAGMAGVTASGGNSLSKSSSSKTTGSPKTSSSVATDLSRGRDKPRIPKSSDKGVFASKSLGDARKSSPSALREESDSERAFKLLAAHASSLPPSLPPQLVMEGLMKQLDTKFQIPKLSARANITDSVDKSKSSDKLPMLPDSAKQILDGMKQESGKLSLSNVSTSKSSLTDDQSRRDHPQTKPDSGAMSLNLIAENAGGLMLPPQTTVDSDVPTNLCIQPMVDNESSRNDSCKELGMRQTSTGQQYLLGKIDDTSGSGILSKSNIPDQLASSKPYTPSSSVSTVSSSGSSLVESLNLSTKSFEQTTLQVKYNMIAAEEKKPQQTVCGAPSSVSTSSIFSSLSGVATTSDDNASVMTSSDGSGDQEAAAAAAAEMLLDFSAASKDPMTKGGHGIPSTLAHLTTIPERAMSQVTPVVRRNTPPPPPPPPPPPPLPLPAPFPPAASPSVSVHIVKSPAPSPRVIPPSPHSSASPCITDDELMDEALVGMGK, encoded by the exons ATGGATGCGACCAACGGGCAGAAGCCCCTTG TGGGGCAACCCTCCACCGGGGGAACATCTACCTCCTCTGATAAAGGTAAGGAGTGGCAAATGGAGTTGCTGATGGAGAAGCTGCGTTCCAAAGCCTCCACATTTAAGCCTTTAGTGGAGACAGCCAAGAACATGCGTATGGCCATG GATAAGAGATTCGCAATTGATAGTGTGGAGAGGAATCAGTTGCAGAAATGTTTGGACACTCTACAACATTCTATCAAAGTCACTTCCTTTCAATCCATGGTGGAGCGTCTAGAAAGCTTAGCAAGACAATTGgg ATTAAAGTTCATGATGTCTGGTCCTCCAGgcacagaaatatttatatcctcTGACATGTTTTTCTTGGAAGTTTTGTTGGAGCCGTCAGGACTTGTTAGGGATGTCAAGATCCATCACGAGGGAAAAAGCGAGCAACAG AGCTGCGAAGCGCTTGCGTCAGCTTTGTCGCGCGGCGACTTTGTTGATTTCACTACACAACTTGAAGGATTGGCATCGATATATCAGCTGAATGCCGACAAAAAAGTAAAGTGCAAGGCATTCAGCGCTCTGCAATCTCTTGAGGCTGATCTAGGTGTTCTAGCGCAGCTACAAACATTTATGAAGGAGCCGTTCAATCTGGTTCACAAAAGTCCTGTTG GAATTCTGGAAAGAAGGAGAGGCGGCCACCCGATGAAATTGACATATTTTGTTTCGCCATACGATTTAATCGACGAAGAGAATCGTACTTACGACGCTTTGAATCCTGATGTCATCATTAAACGGAAAATCGGTCATTCGGTGACTGTTTGTATGGAAGGTTCGATGGGTCACAAGCTACCTACATCCAGTATCATAACTGTAAATAGAAGTCCCACGGGCAAGAG TACACCTTCATACGCTTCGTTGACCAGCACAAATTCTTCTATGCTGCCTGCCTGCTTCGTGCTAAAACTCGGCAAAAAAATGCCAATTTGCATGGAACTGGTGAGGAGAATACAGAAAGTCACGGAGCTTGATTGCGGTGATATTTCCGCGCCACATCCGATGCTCAGTCTGATAATACAGCATGCAAGTGATGGTCAACTGGACTGTCGCAATAACAAGGGTCTATACGTG ACTCTACCAGATCAGCAGCATTGCTACTTTATGACAGAGAACAAAAACATGGAAGGCGTGCTGGTATGCAGCATTCCGTTCACGCATCCTGCGCACGTTCCGCAAATCTTGGTATATCTGCGACAGCAGGCGCTGTTCAATTGCCTAATTGCGAGCTGCGTACGACCTATGGCACGACAGGATCCCGAACATACAACCATACTCGAAGTAAGTGCTCTTTCGTGGCAGCACATCAGCGTGAGTGTAGAACACCCGTACGAGGAAACGATGGCTACCGCGGAATTGGACCTGACAGATATATCGGCGCTCAAGTGTCGGCTATATGGTGTAAGCATGACGACGAACGCGGAACAGACGTCGGATCTCAGCGGCAGAGTACTACAACGCTGTCTCAGCATACCGTTAACCATGCGAACGTTGCTAAAGATCTGGGAGGGTCGTTCCTTACCCGTGGTAATGAACAATCTGACCGGTGGCAGTGGTAGCGGCAACGGAAGCTACAATCTCAATCTAGGATCCGGCGGTAAGGACCAAACCGGGCAAAATGGCACTGCATCCGGCATGCCGGATTTTACGAATGGCGAGACGAAAGTGAAGCAAGAGCCCGGCTTGAACAACAGCAGCAATGGATGTATGGGTAGCAGACAAACTCAACAGCAGCAATCATCATCGTCGCATCAATTacaacaacagcaacagccTTTTTTAGATGCCGGAACGGAAAATAGTATCGGTTTTCCGTCGTATTCCGGCCAATCCGatacgacgacgatgacgatgacgttAGGCACCACTGGAACAAACAATGCCACTGCTTCCATGTTAAACCCATTGCAGTTGGGCGCGCTGTTGGGACAGGCGAAGAACTCTCTGACGGGTAATTCGAACGAACGCGGTAAGAAaacgcgaaagagaaagaccgGTACAGACGGTCTCTGGCGTAGTCCGAAACGAAAGGGCGACGGAGGAAGTGGAGATAGTGGCGCCGGCGCAGAAATTTTACTGGAGAGCTCGAGTTCGGAGAATTCGACGCCGTTGGGAACTCCCACGGGCGGCAGAGAAAATCTCACATCGGAAACCAGAACATCCACGCCGACTTCAGCCGCCAGTTTGGCGAGTGGCATGGATTTTTCAAATCTGGATACTACCGATGTACTTGGTACCGATAAAAGCGCCTCAGATTATGATCTTGACAATTCGGAGCGAGACAGCGAGATCGTAGAGGTGCAGCATACTAGCACAGAACAGCAGCAAGAGATGGAAGAATTAACAAAGACACGCGAGTCCTCGTCGACGCGCAAGTCAAAGAAGAGTCGAAGCAGTGGCGGTAGCGAGGAGAAGAAGTCGAGTCCAACAAGTATATTCGTTGACGAGACATCGACGAATACAAATAACAGCAACAAAGGTCTCCCGGTGCCACCATCAGTAAGTATCACCCCTATCTCATGCAGTAATCTGGATCAAGCGAGCACTACCAACTATAACTCCGTATTGACGGGTATGGGTTTGGAAAGGAGGCCCGGCATTGAAATCATACCCATCACTTCTTCGCCATCGCAGACCAGTCTACCAAGTTCGATTACTATCACGCCGATTGCCGGGCCGGCGCCCTCGTCGAAGAACACGACGGAAGAACGTCAGCGAAGCGAACGGAAAAGCGGCGGGAAGAGCAGCGGTGGCAGCGGCAAAAGCAGCTctgaagataataataaaagcagcGGAAACAAGTTGGAAAAACGGCGGAAACGCAAACGGGAGGATAGTCCAATGGGTCCGCCGGACAAAGTGCCATCGAGTGGCAAACAGCAGCAGGACCCGCTTTCGAAACCAGTATCAGTGACCATCAAACCGAGCACCGAGCAATCACCGCCTAGCAGTGGCGGTCTGAGCTGTCCATCATCGCGACCCACATCACCCGCGGCAGTAAGAAAGTTTAGTCCGTCGCCGACGCATCCGAGTTCGCTGGCCACGCTCGTAGGTAAATCCAGTCCTACCTTGAAAGCAGGTCAATCGGCAGCTGTGGCGGCCTGCGGTGGCAAATCAGTGCAGAGTCCGAAGCACTCGCCCGTCTACAGCAGCAGTCCGAAACACAATACATCGAACGCGGTACCGGTGGTACCTATGTCAGTTCCAATGTCGCTATCCGTGTCCACGATACCTAATACAGTACCATCTGTCGCGGTGTCTGTACCGGTACCGGCAAATGCCAGCCCGAAACACGGCAGCATCTCGTCTCCAAAACATGGAAGTTCAGCCGCTAGCAGTGGCAAGCCAAGTATGTCCGCCCTGAAGTCGGCGGCAAACTCGCCGTCCAGTAAGAGCGGCGGATCTTCCGACGCGACGGCAACTCCGTCCAAGATAAaatcctcttcctcctcttcttcgTCCTCCGGCAAGGAATCCTCCAGTCGCGGAGACAAGGAGAGACGAGCGTCATCCGTCGGCTCGTCCAGTAGCTCGGCTAGCGGCCATCAGAGTCCCAAAACTAAGTCGTCATCCAGCGCAAAGCTAAAGCAACTGGAGATGATTCCACCGGGCGAAGCCGCCCAGGTTTCTTCTCTGCCGTCCGTTGGTAATAGCGGTGGCAATACCCCGCCTTCCGGGCAGGCCGATGCGGCAAGTAAATCTGCGATCGCGGCCCAGCAGGCGCGGAATCGCAAAAGTTCCCTCAATGCCGTGATCGATAAGTTGAAAAACGCGCAGCACTGCACCGAACCCGATGGCTGTGGTAACGGTAGCGGTAACGCAAAGAGCAGCGCATCTACCAATCTTGGTGGTGGCGGTAGTGGGGGAATGAGCGgacagaaagagaagaatatcAGTGGCGGTGGTTCATCAAGCAGCAATAAATCTGTCGTCGAGGGAGGAAAGTCTTCTTGCGTCGCCAAAAATTCATCCGCAGATACGAAGAATCCCGCGTCCGAATACATGGTGAAGCACAGCTCGGATGGCATCAAGATCACCATCAACAAAACTCGCACCAAGGACTCTAAGCAGTCGGCTGCTAATCAGAAGCTATCGTCATCTTCCTCGTCAGGTACGATGACAGCTGCTTCATCTTCGGGTACTTCGTCGTCGTCCATGTCTTCCTCGTCATCCGGCAATGTCGTCGGTGGCAGCAACGGTTCGCCGAAGACGCACACGGGTCTTAAGCCTGGCGTGAACTCTGGACCGGCATCGAAGAAGCCGCAAACATTGCAGACTCCGCAAAAATTGTTATCCACGAAGATGATGTTGGCTACCGGTGGTTTGAAATCGACCACCTCGAGCGTGATGAACGCTAGCAGTGGCGCGGGTATGGCGGGCGTGACCGCGTCCGGAGGAAACTCTCTATCGAAAAGCAGTTCCTCCAAAACTACCGGTTCGCCGAAGACGAGTAGCTCCGTGGCGACTGATCTGAGCCGCGGTCGCGACAAACCCAGGATACCCAAATCTAGCGACAAGGGAGTATTCGCATCAAAAAGCCTCGGCGACGCAAGGAAATCGAGTCCATCTGCTCTGCGCGAGGAGAGCGATAGCGAGCGTGCGTTCAAGTTGCTGGCCGCGCACGCGTCCAGTCTACCGCCGAGTTTGCCGCCCCAGTTAGTGATGGAGGGTCTGATGAAGCAGCTGGACACTAAATTTCAGATACCGAAGCTGTCGGCTCGAGCAAACATCACGGATAGCGTCGACAAGAGCAAGTCATCGGATAAGCTGCCGATGCTGCCCGATTCCGCCAAGCAGATTCTCGACGGTATGAAACAGGAATCGGGCAAGTTAAGTTTGTCCAACGTTTCCACGTCGAAATCGTCGCTAACGGACGACCAATCGAGACGGGACCATCCGCAGACAAAGCCGGACTCCGGCGCGATGTCTCTAAATCTCATTGCAGAAAACGCCGGTGGTCTCATGCTACCTCCGCAAACAACCGTTGATTCGGACGTACCTACGAATCTATGCATTCAACCAATGGTGGACAACGAGTCGTCCCGCAATGACTCCTGCAAGGAACTCGGCATGAGACAAACATCGACCGGTCAACAGTATCTCCTCGGCAAAATCGATGACACGAGCGGCAGTGGGATTCTATCCAAGAGTAACATTCCCGATCAATTAGCATCGTCCAAGCCTTACACGCCGAGTTCCAGCGTTTCGACAGTCTCGTCGAGTGGCAGTTCCCTCGTCGAGAGTTTGAATCTGAGTACTAAGTCGTTCGAGCAGACGACTTTGCAAGTCAAATACAACATGATTGCCGCCGAAGAAAAGAAACCGCAGCAGACAGTGTGCGGTGCGCCCTCGTCCGTCTCGACATCGTCGATATTTTCGTCGTTAAGCGGCGTCGCAACCACTTCCGACGACAATGCCAGTGTCATGACGTCATCCGACGGCAGCGGCGACCAagaggcggcggcggcggcagccgCAGAGATGCTGCTGGACTTTTCCGCGGCGAGCAAGGACCCGATGACCAAGGGCGGTCATGGCATCCCGTCGACCTTGGCTCACCTGACGACGATACCGGAGCGAGCGATGTCGCAGGTGACGCCGGTGGTGCGTCGCAACACGCCTCCACCACCGCCGCCCCCACCCCCGCCACCACCGTTGCCGTTGCCGGCTCCCTTTCCGCCCGCTGCCAGTCCATCTGTCAGTGTGCACATCGTCAAGAGTCCGGCTCCGAGTCCTCGCGTGATTCCACCCTCTCCTCATTCCTCCGCATCACCCTGTATCACCGACGACGAGCTTATGGACGAGGCGCTGGTCGGTATGGGCAAATGA